One Urocitellus parryii isolate mUroPar1 chromosome 8, mUroPar1.hap1, whole genome shotgun sequence DNA window includes the following coding sequences:
- the Col11a2 gene encoding collagen alpha-2(XI) chain isoform X3, which yields MERCSRCHRLLLLLPLVLGLSAAPGWAGAPSVDVLRALRFPSLPDGVRKARGICPSHVAYRVSRPDQLSAPTRQLFPGGFPKDFSLLTVVRTRPGLQAPLLTLYSAQGVQQLGLELGRPVRFLYEDQTGRPQPPAQPVFRGLSLADGKWHRVAVAVKGQSVTLIVDCKKRVTRPLPRSARPVLDTRGVVIFGARILDEEVFEGDVQELLIVPGVQAAYQSCEQKDLECEGSQRERPQNQQSHRAQRSPKQQPSRLHRPQNQEPQRQAALGPRGLKGEKGEPAVLEPGMFVEGPPGPEGPAGLAGPPGIQGNPGPVGDPGERGPPGRAGLPGSDGAPGPPGTSLMLPFRFGSGGGDKGPVVAAQEAQAQAILQQARLALRGPPGPMGYTGRPGPLGQPGSPGLKGESGDLGPQGPRGPQGLTGPPGKAGRRGRAGADGARGMPGEPGVKGDRGFDGLPGLPGEKGHRGDTGAQGLPGPPGEDGDRGDDGEIGPRGLPGESGPRGLLGPKGPPGIPGPPGVRGMDGPHGPKGSLGPQGEPGPPGQQGTPGTQGLPGPQGAIGPHGEKGPRGKPGLPGMPGSDGPPGHPGKEGPPGTKGNQGPSGPQGPLGYPGPRGVKGVDGIRGLKGHKGEKGEDGFPGFKGDIGVKGDRGEVGVPGSRGEDGPEGPKGRTGPTGDPGPPGLMGEKGKLGVPGLPGYPGRQGPKGSLGFPGFPGASGEKGARGLSGKSGPRGERGPTGPRGQRGPRGATGKSGAKGTSGGDGPHGPPGERGLPGPQGPNGFPGPKGPPGPPGKDGLPGHPGQRGEVGFQGKTGPPGPPGVVGPQGAAGESGPMGERGHPGPPGPPGEQGLPGTAGKEGTKGDPGPPGAPGKDGPAGLRGFPGERGLPGTAGGPGLKGNEGPAGPPGPAGSPGERGAAGSGGPIGPPGRPGPQGPPGAAGEKGVPGEKGPIGPTGRDGIQGPVGLPGPAGPPGVAGEDGDKGEVGDPGQKGTKGNKGEHGPPGPPGPIGPVGQPGAVGADGEPGARGPQGHFGAKGDEGTRGFNGPPGPIGLQGLPGPSGEKGETGDVGPMGPPGPPGPRGPAGPNGADGPQGPPGGVGNLGPPGEKGEPGESGSPGVQGEPGVKGPRGERGEKGESGQPGEAGPPGPKGPTGDDGPKGNPGPVGFPGDPGPPGEGGPRGQDGAKGDRGEDGEPGQPGSPGPTGENGPPGPLGKRGPAGTPGPEGRQGEKGAKGDPGAVGAPGKTGSVGPAGPAGKPGPDGLRGLPGAVGQQGRPGATGQAGPPGPVGPPGLPGLRGDAGAKGEKGHPGLIGLIGPPGEQGEKGDRGLPGPQGSPGQKGETGIPGASGPIGPGGPPGLPGPAGPKGAKGATGPAGPKGEKGVQGPPGHPGPPGEVIQPLPIQMPKKTRRSVDGGRLMQEDKAMPTGGAPGSPRGLEEIFGSLDSLREEIEQMRRPTGTQDSPARTCQDLKLCHPELPDGEYWVDPNQGCARDAFRVFCNFTAGGETCVTPRDDVTQFSYVDSEGSLVGVVQLTFLRLLSVSAHQDVSYPCSGASREGPLRLRGANEDELSPETSPYVKEFRDGCQTQQGRTVLEVRTPVLEQLPVLDASFSDLGAPPRRGGVLLGPVCFMG from the exons ATGGAGCGGTGCAGCCGCTGCCATCGCCTCCTCCTGCTCCTACCTCTGGTGCTGGGGCTCAGCGCTGCCCCGGGCTGGGCAG GTGCACCCTCTGTGGATGTGCTCCGGGCCCTAaggtttccctccctccctgatggTGTCCGGAAGGCAAGGGGCATCTGTCCATCTCATGTGGCCTACAGAGTGTCGCGACCTGATCAGCTTAGTGCACCCACCCGCCAGCTCTTCCCAG GAGGTTTTCCCAAAGATTTCTCTCTGCTGACTGTTGTCCGGACCCGTCCTGGCCTCCAGGCTCCCCTCCTGACTCTCTACAGTGCCCAGGGTGTCCAACAGCTGGGTCTGGAGCTTGGACGACCTGTTCGCTTTCTATATGAAGACCAGACTGGACGGCCTCAACCCCCGGCCCAACCAGTCTTCCGAGGCCTCAGTCTAGCTGATGGCAA GTGGCACCGTGTGGCTGTGGCAGTGAAAGGCCAGTCTGTCACCCTCATTGTTGACTGCAAGAAGCGAGTCACCCGGCCCCTTCCCCGAAGTGCTCGTCCTGTGTTGGACACCCGTGGGGTGGTGATCTTTGGTGCCCGTATCCTGGATGAAGAAGTCTTTGAG GGTGATGTCCAGGAGCTTCTCATTGTTCCAGGAGTCCAAGCCGCCTACCAATCCTGTGAACAGAAGGATCTGGAATGTGAagggagccagagagagagacctcAGAACCAGCAGTCTCACAGAGCCCAGAGATCTCCAAAGCAGCAACCATCAAGACTTCATAGGCCACAAAACCAGGAACCCCAGCGGCAG gctgcccTTGGACCCCGGGGGCTGAAGGGAGAAAAGGGTGAGCCTGCAGTGCTGGAACCT GGTATGTTTGTGGAGGGACCTCCTGGCCCAGAAGGCCCTGCG GGATTGGCTGGTCCTCCTGGCATCCAGGGGAACCCAGGCCCAGTTGGAGACCCTGGAGAGAGG GGGCCTCCTGGCCGAGCAGGACTTCCTGGATCTGATGGGGCCCCTGGCCCTCCTGGCACATCCCTCATGCTCCCA TTCCGGTTTGGTAGTGGTGGAGGTGACAAGGGCCCTGTGGTGGCAGCCCAAGAAGCTCAGGCCCAGGCGATTCTGCAGCAGGCACGG CTGGCGCTTCGTGGACCCCCTGGCCCCATGGGATACACAGGTCGTCCTGGACCCCTG GGACAGCCTGGGAGCCCTGGCCTAAAAGGAGAATCTGGAGACCTAGGACCTCAG GGGCCTAGAGGACCTCAGGGTCTCACAGGCCCTCCTGGCAAGGCTGGGCGAAGG GGACGAGCAGGTGCTGATGGAGCCCGAGGGATGCCTGGAGAACCTGGAGTGAAG GGTGACCGAGGTTTTGATGGACTCCCAGGACTACCTGGGGAGAAAGGCCATAGG GGTGATACTGGTGCCCAGGGCCTTCCTGGGCCCCCTGGTGAAGATGGAGATCGG GGAGATGATGGGGAGATTGGGCCTCGGGGGCTGCCTGGAGAGTCG GGACCCCGAGGACTTCTTGGTCCCAAAGGCCCCCCTGGTATTCCTGGGCCCCCG GGAGTCCGAGGCATGGATGGTCCCCACGGCCCCAAAGGGAGCTTG GGACCCCAGGGAGAGCCAGGACCTCCTGGACAACAGGGCACTCCTGGAACCCAG GGTCTCCCTGGGCCTCAGGGTGCCATCGGCCCTCATGGAGAGAAG GGTCCTCGAGGGAAACCAGGGCTCCCTGGCATGCCTGGCTCAGATGGACCCCCG GGTCACCCTGGGAAGGAAGGTCCCCCTGGAACCAAAGGAAACCAG ggTCCTTCTGGACCTCAGGGTCCTCTAGGTTACCCAGGACCTCGAGGTGTCAAG GGTGTGGATGGAATTCGGGGTCTGAAGGGCCATAAGGGTGAAAAG GGTGAGGACGGCTTTCCTGGGTTCAAAGGTGACATAGGTGTGAAAGGTGACAGG GGTGAAGTTGGAGTCCCTGGTTCCAGGGGAGAAGATGGCCCCGAAGGGCCGAAGGGACGCACTGGACCTACTGGAGACCCTGGGCCCCCTGGTCTCATGGGCGAAAAG GGCAAGCTGGGTGTTCCTGGTCTGCCTGGCTACCCTGGACGCCAGGGTCCCAAG GGATCTCTGGGATTTCCTGGTTTTCCTGGAGCCAGTGGAGAGAAGGGAGCCCGG GGACTGTCTGGAAAATCAGGACCTCGGGGAGAACGGGGACCCACG GGTCCACGGGGTCAGCGGGGGCCACGAGGTGCCACTGGGAAGTCTGGAGCTAAG GGAACATCAGGTGGTGATGGCCCCCATGGCCCCCCTGGAGAGAGG GGTCTCCCTGGACCGCAGGGCCCAAATGGATTTCCTGGCCCCAAAGGCCCCCCA GGCCCCCCTGGGAAAGATGGGCTGCCAGGACATCCAGGCCAGAGAGGAGAAGTG GGTTTCCAAGGGAAGACGGGCCCACCTGGCCCTCCTGGAGTGGTGGGACCTCAG GGAGCAGCAGGAGAAAGCGGCCCCATGGGTGAGAGGGGTCACCCAGGCCCCCCAGGGCCTCCTGGAGAGCAGGGACTGCCTGGCACAGCTGGGAAAGAAGGCACAAAG gGTGACCCTGGTCCCCCTGGAGCCCCAGGGAAAGATGGTCCTGCTGGACTAAGGGGCTTCCCAGGAGAGCGAGGCCTCCCGGGCACTGCT GGTGGACCTGGTTTGAAGGGGAATGAAGGTCCGGCTGGCCCCCCTGGCCCTGCA GGCTCCCCTGGGGAGCGAGGTGCAGCAGGATCTGGGGGACCCATTGGTCCCCCAGGGCGTCCAGGTCCACAAGGTCCCCCTGGAGCAGCAGGCGAGAAGGGCGTCCCG GGAGAGAAGGGCCCCATTGGTCCCACTGGCCGTGATGGGATACAGGGTCCTGTGGGGCTTCCTGGTCCTGCTGGACCtccaggtgtggctggagaagatggAGACAAG GGTGAGGTTGGAGACCCAGGTCAGAAGGGCACCAAAGGGAACAAGGGTGAACAT ggCCCTCCTGGACCCCCTGGGCCCATTGGTCCTGTGGGGCAGCCTGGAGCAGTG GGAGCAGATGGGGAGCCTGGAGCTCGGGGGCCCCAGGGACACTTTGGAGCCAAAGGTGATGAAGGAACAAGAGGATTCAATGGGCCCCCAGGACCCATTGGCCTACAG GGCTTGCCAGGCCCCTCTGGggagaaaggagaaacaggagaCGTGGGTCCTATG GGCCCACCTGGCCCCCCAGGACCTCGAGGCCCAGCTGGACCCAATGGTGCTGAC GGCCCACAAGGTCCCCCAGGAGGTGTTGGGAACCTGGGCCCCCCTGGAGAGAAG GGGGAGCCAGGAGAGTCAGGGTCTCCAGGGGTCCAGGGAGAGCCAGGTGTCAAG GGTCCACGTGGGGAACGTGGAGAGAAAGGAGAGTCGGGGCAGCCAGGAGAGGCAGGACCACCAGGGCCTAAAGGCCCCACAGGCGATGATGGCCCCAAAGGGAATCCC GGTCCTGTTGGTTTTCCTGGTGACCCTGGCCCCCCTGGGGAAGGTGGCCCTCGG GGCCAGGATGGTGCTAAGGGTGACCGAGGAGAAGATGGCGAGCCAGGACAGCCT GGATCCCCTGGACCCACTGGGGAGAATGGACCCCCTGGACCTCTTGGAAAGCGG GGTCCTGCTGGCACACCTGGTCCAGAGGGGCGACAAGGAGAGAAGGGAGCCAAG GGAGATCCTGGTGCTGTGGGTGCCCCCGGGAAGACAGGCTCTGTGGGTCCTGCAGGCCCAGCAGGCAAGCCTGGCCCTGATGGTCTGAGGGGGCTCCCAGGTGCAGTG GGTCAACAAGGGCGTCCTGGAGCCACAGGCCAGGCTGGGCCCCCAGGTCCTGTG GGACCCCCAGGGCTTCCTGGCCTCCGAGGTGATGCTGGAGCCAAGGGAGAGAAG GGTCACCCAGGTCTCATTGGACTGATCGGGCCCCCTGGAGAGCAAGGAGAGAAGGGTGATCGAGGACTTCCTGGCCCTCAGGGCTCCCCTGGACAGAAGGGAGAGACG GGCATCCCAGGAGCGTCTGGTCCCATCGGTCCTGGAGGGCCCCCTGGTCTCCCT GGACCTGCTGGCCCCAAAGGAGCCAAAGGAGCCACA GGCCCAGCTGGACCCAAGGGAGAGAAGGGCGTCCAGGGTCCTCCAGGACACCCG GGCCCTCCGGGTGAGGTGATCCAACCACTGCCCATCCAGATGCCCAAGAAGACTCGACGCTCAGTGGATGGAGGCCGCCTGATGCAGGAAGACAAGGCCATGCCAACAGGGGGTGCCCCAGGCAGTCCTAGGGGGCTGGAGGAGATCTTTGGCTCACTTGACTCCCTGAGGGAGGAGATTGAGCAGATGAGGCGACCAACAGGGACCCAGGACAGCCCTGCTCGCACCTGCCAGGACCTGAAGCTGTGCCATCCCGAGCTGCCTGATG GAGAGTACTGGGTGGACCCCAACCAGGGCTGTGCTCGGGATGCTTTCCGGGTTTTCTGCAACTTTACCGCAGGAGGGGAGACGTGTGTGACACCCAGGGACGACGTCACACAG TTCTCTTACGTGGACTCAGAGGGCTCCCTGGTAGGTGTGGTCCAGCTTACCTTCCTGCGCCTGCTCAGTGTCTCGGCCCATCAGGACGTCTCTTACCCCTGCTCTGGAGCATCACGTGAAGGTCCCCTGAGGCTCCGGGGGGCCAATGAGGATGAGCTAAGCCCAGAGACCAGCCCCTATGTCAAAGAATTCCGAGACGGCTGTCAG ACACAGCAAGGCCGGACGGTGCTGGAAGTGCGCACGCCTGTGCTGGAGCAGCTGCCGGTGCTGGACGCCTCCTTCTCAGACCTGGGGGCCCCCCCACGGCGGGGAGGGGTGCTGCTGGGGCCTGTCTGCTTCATGGGCTAG